The following proteins come from a genomic window of Salinivibrio kushneri:
- a CDS encoding DUF406 family protein encodes MKENQTDTCDACGVSAEIGYIISEGDEVAEVTIHGDSKDAVQARFEQYLSLAESINPAVKHDFDPQQFDGSRAHIKLQFECSAEKLIFELRSRGLNNA; translated from the coding sequence ATGAAAGAGAATCAAACCGACACCTGTGATGCATGCGGTGTCAGCGCTGAAATAGGTTACATTATTTCTGAAGGCGACGAAGTGGCAGAAGTGACCATTCACGGCGACAGCAAGGACGCGGTGCAAGCACGCTTCGAGCAATACCTATCCCTTGCAGAAAGCATTAATCCTGCCGTGAAGCATGACTTTGATCCGCAACAGTTCGATGGCAGTCGCGCTCACATCAAACTGCAATTTGAATGCAGTGCCGAAAAGCTGATTTTTGAATTGCGCAGCCGCGGGCTGAATAACGCGTGA
- a CDS encoding acetate kinase, with product MSDALVLVINSGSSSLKFALMDAQTGDAVISGAGECFGRDDARMSWKVDGEKTEKTLSAGSNHHQEAMDIIVGLIESNQLSDKLQAVGHRVVHGGETFSQATLIDDAVLAQIDALKALAPLHNPAHVVGIKAARKAFPSLPQVAVFDTAFHQTMPEKAYHYAISRQLYNDYGIRRYGFHGTSHYYVSREAAKWLNQAPEQSNVITVHLGNGASLCAVKEGQSVDTSMGFTPLAGLMMGTRCGDIDPSILEFLSQKGLTTEQIHHELIDKAGLLGVSELTNDCRGLVEAAEQGHKGAQLALEMFAYRVAKYIASYMVPLSRLDAIVFTGGIGENSLPVREMILKELAIFGYQADADANAAARFGAAGQITTQASPLALVIPTNEELVIAQQAMAMA from the coding sequence ATGAGTGATGCACTGGTACTCGTTATTAATTCAGGTAGCTCGTCGTTAAAATTTGCACTGATGGATGCGCAAACTGGCGATGCGGTGATTTCCGGCGCTGGAGAATGCTTTGGGCGCGATGACGCGCGGATGAGCTGGAAAGTCGACGGTGAAAAAACCGAGAAAACCTTAAGTGCAGGAAGCAACCACCACCAAGAGGCCATGGACATCATTGTGGGCCTTATCGAAAGCAACCAATTGAGTGACAAACTGCAGGCCGTTGGCCACCGTGTGGTACATGGCGGTGAAACCTTCAGCCAAGCTACCCTGATTGACGATGCTGTACTGGCGCAAATTGATGCGCTAAAAGCCTTGGCGCCACTGCATAACCCCGCGCACGTAGTGGGCATTAAAGCGGCACGCAAAGCCTTCCCAAGCTTGCCACAAGTGGCGGTTTTCGATACGGCATTCCATCAAACGATGCCAGAAAAAGCTTACCATTACGCGATTTCGCGTCAGCTCTACAACGATTACGGTATTCGCCGCTATGGCTTCCACGGTACCAGCCATTATTACGTGAGCCGTGAAGCCGCCAAATGGCTTAACCAAGCGCCTGAACAAAGCAACGTGATTACCGTTCATTTAGGCAACGGTGCCTCTTTGTGTGCGGTCAAAGAGGGTCAAAGTGTCGACACCAGCATGGGCTTTACGCCGTTAGCCGGTTTGATGATGGGCACACGCTGTGGCGATATTGATCCATCCATTCTTGAGTTCTTGTCGCAAAAAGGCTTAACCACTGAGCAGATCCACCATGAATTGATCGATAAAGCCGGTTTACTCGGTGTCTCGGAATTGACGAACGATTGCCGAGGCTTGGTCGAGGCGGCAGAGCAGGGCCACAAAGGCGCACAATTGGCACTAGAAATGTTTGCTTATCGTGTAGCAAAATACATCGCAAGTTACATGGTGCCGTTATCCCGCCTCGATGCGATTGTTTTTACCGGTGGAATTGGCGAAAACTCACTGCCAGTGCGTGAGATGATCCTCAAAGAGCTGGCTATTTTCGGCTATCAGGCGGATGCCGATGCCAACGCCGCCGCACGTTTTGGTGCCGCAGGGCAAATCACCACCCAAGCGTCACCGCTAGCATTGGTGATCCCAACCAACGAAGAGTTAGTGATCGCACAACAAGCCATGGCAATGGCCTGA
- a CDS encoding AMP-binding protein: protein MSHIKPNDQILRWADERPSHVFLRQIHGRRFHDYTFADVADQALRMVTALRDMGLKPGDKVALISKNCAEWFIADLAMMMGSYISVPIFPTAGTDTIDHVVTHSESKAMFVGKLDDSKALSASLESMPGLKTIAFPYPTFSCHYEWHDLIANHEASDERPVHQDSDVMSLVYTSGTSGLPKGAILSYGGYCWSAQRLIDHIGIEPDDRLFSYLPLAHITERVYIMGSAIMGGIPTAFPESLDTFIEDVKMHRPTLFISVPRLWTLFQQRIQEKLPDGKLNLLLRIPLVNNLIKSKIAKNLGLDQARVLGCGSAPVSPALLQWYEKLGLHITEAWGMTESYAYSTLNYPFRADKIGTVGNAGPGVEIKIADDQEILVKSEGLFSGYYKNEEATAETLVDGWLHTGDLGELDSEGYLSISGRKNDTFKTAKGKFVAPVPIEKRLFELSNAEMLCVIGSGMPAPILLALPHHFPNFDRARYERRVKKVIDTINGELESHQQIKGVLMIKEPWSIENGKLTPTLKIRRHKLEQEYHDIGTHWPKGTLVQWEEDWD from the coding sequence ATGTCACATATCAAACCGAACGATCAGATCCTACGGTGGGCCGATGAACGTCCAAGCCATGTTTTTCTCCGCCAGATTCACGGCCGCCGCTTTCATGACTACACCTTTGCGGATGTGGCCGACCAAGCATTGCGCATGGTCACCGCTCTGCGTGACATGGGACTGAAGCCCGGTGATAAGGTCGCGCTCATCTCTAAAAACTGCGCGGAATGGTTTATTGCCGATTTAGCGATGATGATGGGCAGTTATATCAGTGTGCCAATATTTCCAACGGCCGGGACAGACACCATTGACCATGTGGTGACTCACAGTGAATCGAAAGCCATGTTTGTGGGCAAACTTGATGACAGTAAAGCCCTGAGTGCCTCACTGGAAAGCATGCCAGGCTTAAAGACCATTGCCTTTCCTTACCCCACGTTTAGCTGCCATTACGAATGGCATGATTTGATCGCCAACCATGAAGCATCAGATGAGCGCCCTGTGCATCAAGACAGTGATGTGATGTCTTTAGTGTATACTTCCGGCACGTCTGGATTACCTAAAGGGGCGATTTTAAGTTATGGCGGCTACTGCTGGTCAGCTCAGCGGTTAATTGACCATATTGGCATTGAGCCTGATGACCGCCTGTTCTCTTATCTACCACTGGCGCATATTACCGAGCGGGTTTACATCATGGGCTCGGCCATCATGGGCGGGATACCTACCGCTTTCCCTGAATCGCTTGATACCTTTATCGAAGATGTCAAAATGCATCGTCCGACGCTATTTATCTCTGTTCCTCGCTTATGGACGCTGTTCCAGCAACGGATTCAAGAGAAGCTTCCAGACGGAAAGCTTAACCTTCTCCTTCGCATCCCCTTGGTCAATAACTTGATTAAAAGCAAAATCGCTAAAAACCTTGGGTTGGATCAGGCACGCGTGTTGGGCTGCGGCTCAGCCCCTGTCTCGCCCGCATTACTGCAATGGTATGAAAAGCTAGGATTACACATTACCGAGGCGTGGGGCATGACAGAAAGCTATGCCTACAGTACTCTCAACTACCCCTTTAGAGCCGATAAGATTGGCACAGTCGGTAATGCTGGGCCTGGGGTTGAGATAAAAATTGCCGATGACCAGGAAATCCTGGTAAAAAGCGAAGGCCTGTTCAGTGGATACTACAAAAACGAAGAGGCCACAGCCGAGACCTTGGTGGATGGCTGGTTACATACGGGTGATCTCGGTGAACTAGACAGTGAGGGGTATCTCAGTATTTCGGGGCGTAAAAACGACACCTTTAAAACCGCCAAAGGTAAATTTGTCGCGCCGGTGCCGATTGAAAAGCGTTTGTTCGAGCTCTCTAATGCCGAGATGCTGTGTGTGATTGGTTCAGGCATGCCTGCGCCTATTCTACTCGCGCTGCCACATCACTTTCCCAACTTTGACCGCGCACGTTATGAGCGTCGCGTAAAGAAGGTGATTGATACTATCAATGGGGAGCTGGAATCACACCAGCAAATCAAAGGCGTATTGATGATTAAAGAGCCTTGGAGCATTGAAAACGGCAAACTCACGCCAACACTGAAAATTCGCCGCCACAAGCTTGAGCAAGAGTATCATGATATCGGTACTCACTGGCCGAAAGGCACCTTAGTACAATGGGAAGAAGATTGGGACTGA
- a CDS encoding TetR/AcrR family transcriptional regulator, whose translation MPKRSKAQTQQTIETILAEAKRQLLALGYEGMSYTTLSEATGVSRTGISHHFPRKQDFMVALEPFLVESLRTPLDTRSTINAFMKSWMQAMHAEGEFKATLKLCFYVLISGKADNGAAFRCLKTLQQECEQQMQTDLTVAFSQLLGASVLLCRQRAETKS comes from the coding sequence ATGCCAAAACGCAGTAAAGCCCAAACACAGCAAACCATCGAGACTATCTTGGCAGAAGCGAAGCGGCAGCTGTTGGCGCTTGGTTATGAAGGAATGTCTTATACCACGCTCAGTGAAGCGACAGGCGTATCGCGCACCGGGATCAGCCACCACTTTCCCCGCAAGCAAGATTTTATGGTCGCATTAGAGCCTTTTTTGGTAGAGAGCCTGCGTACGCCCCTCGATACTCGCAGTACCATCAATGCGTTTATGAAAAGCTGGATGCAAGCGATGCATGCCGAGGGTGAGTTTAAAGCAACGCTAAAGCTGTGCTTTTATGTGTTAATCAGCGGCAAAGCCGATAATGGTGCCGCATTCAGATGTTTAAAAACACTACAGCAAGAGTGTGAACAACAAATGCAAACCGATTTAACGGTCGCTTTTTCGCAACTGTTGGGTGCCAGTGTGTTGTTATGTCGTCAGCGAGCTGAAACGAAATCCTAA